One stretch of Acidobacteriota bacterium DNA includes these proteins:
- a CDS encoding elongation factor G, giving the protein MKTYESASLRNVAVLGHSHCGKTSLISALLYTAGSTPRLGRVDDGSAATAWDEEEIARQMSIAMTPAYCEWDKCKINLIDTPGFNMFLHEAKAALVPAEAALIVVDGVSGVEAMTSRGWDYAAEMDMPRIIVVNRMDRDRADKDRVLESLRAAFGRQVVPVFLPIGAERNLTGVVDLVTMKAYTYSMGGNGKGKEGPIPADLAEEAKAAHEALVELVAEGKDELMEEFFEKGTIPEDHLIGALHEAIREDRIFPVLFASGLGNIGTDHILDFLVTYAPTAAESAPIRLAPGTSSGNGASGNGASSETLTITDSGPLALYVFKTISDPFAGHITFFKVFSGVVKNDATLHNFTRNVGEKFSHLSVMQGKTAVNVSELHAGDLGAVAKLKGTLTGDSLGEKSRPVNFSQVTFPEPAITFAIEPKTRADEDKLANGLHRLMEEDQMVRFFRDAQTKEFLIAGTGQQHIEVIVSKLKKRYHTEVVLKAPKVPYRETIRGKADAHGRHKKQSGGHGQFGDCKIKMEPLAHGAGFEFVNDIFGGAIPKNFIPAVEKGIVEAAGRGYLAGYPVVDFKVSLYDGSYHEVDSNELSFKMAGRLAFRQAMEQAKPALLEPIMHAEISIPDEFAGSIMGDLNSRRGRIQGMDNKGGITVVKAEVPMAEMLSYGVDLTSMTQGRGSFSMEMHHYDIVPAALQEKIIAAAKAERGELVEVEE; this is encoded by the coding sequence GTGAAGACTTATGAAAGCGCGAGTCTGCGCAATGTTGCCGTTCTCGGCCACTCCCATTGTGGGAAGACATCCTTAATCTCAGCCTTGCTGTATACAGCTGGCTCGACTCCCCGCCTCGGAAGGGTGGACGACGGTTCGGCGGCTACCGCGTGGGACGAGGAAGAGATTGCCCGGCAGATGTCGATCGCGATGACGCCGGCATACTGCGAATGGGACAAGTGCAAGATCAATCTGATCGACACGCCCGGCTTCAATATGTTCCTGCATGAGGCCAAGGCGGCGCTTGTTCCCGCGGAGGCGGCGCTGATCGTAGTCGATGGCGTGAGTGGCGTTGAGGCAATGACCAGCCGGGGTTGGGATTACGCCGCTGAGATGGACATGCCCCGCATTATTGTCGTGAATCGCATGGATCGTGATCGCGCGGACAAGGACCGTGTGCTGGAATCTCTCAGGGCAGCTTTCGGACGGCAAGTAGTACCGGTATTCCTTCCGATTGGCGCCGAACGTAATCTTACAGGCGTCGTGGATTTGGTCACGATGAAGGCTTACACGTATTCCATGGGCGGCAATGGAAAGGGAAAGGAAGGACCGATTCCCGCAGACCTTGCCGAAGAGGCCAAGGCAGCGCATGAGGCGTTAGTCGAGTTAGTAGCAGAAGGCAAAGATGAGCTGATGGAGGAGTTTTTCGAAAAGGGAACGATTCCTGAAGATCACCTCATCGGGGCGTTGCACGAAGCCATTCGCGAAGACCGGATTTTCCCGGTTTTGTTTGCTTCAGGGCTCGGCAACATCGGCACAGATCACATCCTGGATTTTCTCGTCACATACGCGCCGACTGCAGCCGAGAGCGCGCCGATACGATTGGCCCCAGGGACGTCATCTGGTAATGGCGCCAGCGGCAATGGTGCCTCAAGCGAGACGCTCACCATCACCGACTCGGGTCCGCTGGCGCTCTACGTTTTTAAGACGATCTCTGACCCATTCGCAGGTCACATCACATTCTTCAAAGTTTTTTCCGGAGTTGTAAAGAACGACGCGACCCTACACAACTTCACCCGCAATGTGGGCGAGAAGTTTTCTCATCTGTCGGTGATGCAAGGAAAAACAGCGGTAAACGTCAGCGAGTTACATGCCGGCGATCTCGGCGCTGTGGCAAAGCTCAAGGGAACCCTGACAGGCGACAGCCTCGGAGAGAAGTCCCGCCCAGTGAACTTTTCGCAAGTCACGTTCCCAGAGCCTGCGATTACCTTTGCCATCGAGCCCAAGACGCGGGCCGATGAAGACAAGCTGGCCAATGGTCTTCATAGGCTGATGGAAGAGGACCAGATGGTGCGCTTCTTCCGCGACGCGCAAACGAAGGAATTTCTCATTGCCGGAACTGGCCAGCAGCATATTGAAGTCATCGTCTCCAAGCTGAAGAAGCGTTATCACACGGAAGTAGTGCTTAAGGCTCCAAAGGTTCCGTACAGGGAAACGATTCGCGGCAAAGCCGACGCGCATGGGCGTCACAAGAAGCAAAGCGGCGGCCACGGACAGTTTGGCGATTGCAAGATCAAGATGGAGCCGTTGGCTCATGGCGCAGGCTTTGAGTTTGTTAACGACATCTTCGGAGGCGCTATCCCGAAGAACTTCATTCCCGCAGTAGAGAAGGGAATCGTGGAAGCGGCGGGTCGCGGATATCTTGCCGGATATCCCGTCGTCGACTTCAAGGTGAGCCTTTATGACGGCTCCTATCACGAGGTGGACTCCAACGAACTCTCGTTCAAGATGGCCGGCCGTCTCGCCTTCCGGCAAGCTATGGAGCAGGCTAAGCCAGCCCTGCTTGAGCCGATCATGCATGCCGAGATCTCCATTCCTGACGAGTTCGCCGGCAGTATCATGGGCGATTTAAATTCCCGCCGTGGCCGCATTCAGGGTATGGACAACAAAGGTGGAATTACCGTGGTAAAAGCAGAAGTCCCCATGGCGGAGATGCTGTCGTATGGCGTCGATCTCACCTCAATGACGCAAGGTCGCGGCAGCTTCTCCATGGAGATGCACCATTACGACATCGTGCCCGCGGCCCTGCAGGAAAAAATCATTGCGGCGGCCAAAGCGGAGCGCGGCGAACTGGTAGAGGTGGAGGAATAA
- a CDS encoding enoyl-CoA hydratase produces the protein MTFESLVFEKKNNIAYVTINRPKVLNALNMATMGELRNAFTDLKQDREVRVVILTGAGEKSFVAGADIGELQKNNPVEAKEYTHRGQAVLDLIENLGKPVIACINGFALGGGCEIAMACTMRLASDNAKLGQPEVKLGIIPGYGGTQRLPRLVGKGIAMQLLLTGEMISAQEAHRIGLVNEVLPAAQLIPRAETIAQAIIKNAPLAIQYCLEAVNHGIELTQEEGLYLEASLFAVSCATEDKKEGTSAFLEKRAANFHGK, from the coding sequence ATGACTTTTGAAAGTCTCGTCTTCGAGAAGAAGAACAATATCGCTTATGTCACCATCAATCGTCCTAAGGTCCTTAACGCCTTGAACATGGCGACAATGGGCGAACTGCGGAATGCCTTTACTGATCTGAAACAGGATCGCGAAGTACGCGTCGTGATCCTCACCGGTGCGGGGGAGAAGTCCTTCGTCGCTGGAGCTGACATTGGCGAGTTGCAGAAGAACAATCCTGTCGAGGCAAAGGAGTACACACATCGCGGGCAAGCCGTGCTCGACCTGATCGAGAATCTCGGCAAGCCGGTGATCGCCTGCATCAACGGATTTGCTCTCGGCGGCGGATGCGAGATCGCCATGGCATGCACGATGCGCTTGGCCAGCGACAATGCCAAGCTCGGCCAGCCCGAAGTGAAACTCGGGATCATTCCTGGCTATGGCGGAACGCAGCGCCTGCCGCGCCTTGTTGGAAAAGGCATTGCCATGCAGCTTCTGCTTACCGGCGAGATGATCAGTGCGCAGGAGGCGCATCGGATCGGACTGGTAAACGAAGTGCTTCCGGCTGCTCAGTTGATCCCGCGCGCTGAAACAATTGCGCAGGCGATCATCAAGAACGCTCCGTTGGCAATCCAATACTGCCTGGAAGCTGTGAATCACGGCATTGAATTGACTCAGGAGGAAGGCCTCTATCTCGAAGCGAGTCTCTTTGCCGTTTCCTGCGCAACAGAAGACAAGAAGGAAGGCACCTCCGCTTTTCTGGAAAAGCGTGCCGCAAATTTTCACGGTAAGTAA
- a CDS encoding 3-hydroxybutyryl-CoA dehydrogenase, whose translation MQINKVGVLGCGLMGSGIAQVAAQAGYEVTVLEAEQKALDKGFAGIDASLAKFVERGPEKGGVTAQQKDEIRARLKGTQKKEDLAQSDIVIEAIIENIDEKKKVYAALDGIVKADAIFATNTSSISVTELMTATKRVDRFIGLHFFNPVPLMKLVEVVRTIATADDVINTAVEFGKKLGKVPVRTSDKTGFIVNRLLVPYLLDAVRAYEEGVGSIPDIDNAMKLGCGYPMGPFTLLDFVGLDTTYYITHVMYDEFKEQRFASPPLLKRLVLAGWYGKKTGKGFYDWSDPKNPLPVKL comes from the coding sequence ATGCAAATCAACAAAGTAGGTGTACTCGGTTGTGGCTTGATGGGCTCAGGCATTGCCCAAGTGGCTGCACAGGCTGGCTACGAAGTCACCGTCCTTGAAGCTGAGCAGAAGGCCCTGGACAAAGGTTTTGCCGGCATCGATGCGTCATTGGCGAAGTTTGTCGAGCGCGGTCCGGAGAAGGGTGGCGTCACCGCTCAGCAGAAAGACGAAATCCGCGCGCGCCTGAAGGGCACCCAGAAGAAGGAAGATCTCGCGCAGTCTGACATCGTCATTGAAGCTATCATTGAGAACATAGACGAGAAGAAGAAGGTATACGCGGCGCTCGATGGAATCGTGAAAGCCGATGCGATCTTTGCCACAAACACTTCCTCGATCTCCGTTACGGAATTAATGACGGCTACGAAGCGTGTCGATCGATTTATTGGCTTGCACTTTTTCAATCCTGTGCCGCTGATGAAGCTCGTCGAAGTCGTGCGCACCATCGCTACTGCCGACGACGTCATCAATACAGCAGTCGAATTCGGAAAGAAGCTCGGCAAGGTGCCGGTGCGCACCTCCGACAAGACGGGATTCATCGTAAATCGCCTGCTGGTGCCTTATCTGTTGGACGCCGTTCGCGCGTACGAAGAAGGTGTCGGTTCCATTCCTGACATCGACAATGCCATGAAGCTGGGCTGCGGCTATCCTATGGGACCGTTCACCCTGCTGGACTTCGTAGGGCTCGATACCACCTACTACATTACTCACGTGATGTACGACGAATTTAAAGAGCAACGCTTTGCTTCGCCGCCATTACTCAAGAGACTCGTTCTGGCGGGTTGGTACGGAAAGAAGACTGGCAAAGGATTTTACGACTGGAGCGATCCGAAGAATCCACTTCCGGTGAAGCTGTGA
- a CDS encoding acetyl-CoA C-acyltransferase, which translates to MLQPQDIAIVNGARTPMGRYCGKLRDFTAMELAAIASKEAIRRSGVEPAEIDHAVFGNAQQTSGDALYGARHVALRAGLPIEVPALTVNRLCGSGMQSIVTAAQMIQLGESKIALAGGMESMSQAPHVIRGARWGLGLGEGKMEDSLMVALLDTYCGLYMAQTAERYGGQQGITREMQDEFALGSQQRAADAQKSCRLGEEITPVALKDRRGNPTGETFEKDDHLRPDSTLEGLAKLKPSFGKEGTVTAGNASGIVDGGAAVVLMPVAEAQKRALRPLGRLVSWGIAGVDPSIMGSGPVPATRAALQKAGLTLDQIDVVEVNEAFAAQYLAVEKELGLDREKTNVNGGAIALGHPLGATGTRLVLTLLYELRRRKKRYGLATACIGGGQGIAVIVESLTP; encoded by the coding sequence ATGCTTCAGCCTCAAGATATTGCCATTGTGAATGGCGCTCGCACGCCTATGGGCCGCTATTGCGGCAAGTTGCGCGACTTTACTGCTATGGAGCTTGCGGCGATCGCCAGCAAGGAAGCGATTCGTCGCTCCGGCGTGGAGCCGGCGGAGATCGATCATGCCGTATTCGGAAATGCGCAGCAGACCTCGGGCGACGCGCTGTATGGGGCGCGTCACGTAGCGCTACGCGCTGGTTTGCCCATCGAAGTTCCAGCGCTAACTGTAAATCGCTTATGCGGATCGGGAATGCAGTCGATCGTCACCGCAGCCCAAATGATTCAGCTTGGCGAATCGAAGATCGCGCTCGCCGGCGGAATGGAATCGATGTCGCAAGCGCCTCACGTCATTCGCGGGGCCCGCTGGGGCTTGGGCCTGGGCGAAGGCAAGATGGAAGATTCCCTCATGGTCGCGCTGCTCGACACCTACTGCGGACTTTATATGGCGCAGACAGCCGAGCGGTATGGCGGACAGCAAGGCATCACCCGCGAGATGCAAGATGAATTTGCTCTTGGTTCGCAACAGCGAGCTGCCGACGCGCAGAAATCATGCCGCCTTGGCGAGGAGATTACGCCGGTTGCGCTCAAGGACCGTCGCGGCAATCCCACCGGCGAGACGTTCGAGAAAGACGATCACCTGCGCCCCGACAGCACGCTCGAAGGCCTCGCGAAGCTGAAGCCTTCATTCGGTAAGGAAGGTACCGTCACCGCAGGAAACGCCAGCGGCATTGTCGATGGCGGAGCGGCGGTTGTGTTGATGCCAGTTGCGGAAGCCCAGAAGCGCGCTCTCAGGCCCTTGGGACGTTTGGTGAGCTGGGGCATTGCCGGTGTAGATCCCAGCATCATGGGCAGCGGACCGGTCCCAGCGACGCGAGCTGCGCTGCAGAAGGCTGGGCTTACGCTGGATCAGATCGACGTCGTGGAAGTGAATGAAGCCTTCGCGGCTCAGTATCTCGCGGTGGAGAAGGAACTCGGACTTGATCGGGAGAAGACAAACGTGAATGGTGGAGCTATCGCGCTGGGACATCCCCTCGGCGCGACTGGCACACGACTCGTCCTCACGTTGTTGTACGAGCTTCGACGTCGCAAAAAGCGCTACGGATTGGCCACTGCCTGCATAGGTGGTGGACAGGGAATCGCGGTGATCGTCGAATCGTTAACTCCATAG
- a CDS encoding kynureninase, with product MLFMADDLLRFRPEFSILANTTYLISNSLGAMPRAAQRALNEYAEVWATRGVRAWEETWWMLGHEVGGLIEGLMNGDSNTVSLHQNVTQCQAVVASCFDFSGKRNKVVYTDLNFPSVMYFWEAQRAAGARVHMVPTDDGIHVPTERLLAAIDEETLLVPISHVIFRSAYINDAKAIIDRAHRVGAHVVLDTFQSLGTVPVDVRALNVDFACGGVLKWLCGGPGTAYLYVRPDLGKKLQPRLTGWVAHEKPFHFEIGPIKYADPPYKFMNGTPNVPALYAARPGLKIIAEAGIGNIRSKSKRQVAKLIELSDARGWKVNTPRDPENRGGTVSIDMPNSQEICAELLKRDVLVDWRPKAGVRMSPHFYTSDQEIETAIATAEEILNAMAVAK from the coding sequence ATGCTCTTCATGGCCGATGACCTTCTCCGCTTCCGTCCGGAGTTTTCCATCCTGGCGAATACCACTTATCTGATCAGTAATTCGCTGGGAGCTATGCCGCGGGCAGCGCAGCGGGCTCTGAACGAGTACGCCGAAGTTTGGGCAACGCGCGGAGTGCGCGCTTGGGAAGAAACCTGGTGGATGCTTGGGCACGAAGTTGGGGGACTCATCGAAGGACTGATGAATGGCGATTCCAACACCGTCTCGCTTCATCAGAATGTGACGCAGTGCCAGGCGGTTGTCGCCTCCTGCTTCGATTTTTCCGGTAAGCGCAACAAGGTCGTCTATACCGACCTGAACTTCCCTTCGGTGATGTATTTCTGGGAAGCTCAGCGCGCAGCTGGAGCTCGCGTGCACATGGTGCCTACCGACGACGGAATCCATGTTCCTACCGAACGGCTGCTGGCGGCGATCGATGAAGAAACTCTCCTGGTACCGATTTCGCACGTCATCTTTCGCAGCGCCTACATCAATGATGCCAAGGCGATCATCGACCGCGCACATCGTGTCGGCGCACACGTAGTTCTCGACACCTTCCAGTCTCTCGGCACAGTGCCGGTAGATGTTCGCGCTCTGAATGTGGACTTCGCCTGCGGCGGAGTCCTGAAGTGGCTGTGTGGCGGACCAGGTACTGCTTATCTGTACGTGCGCCCTGATCTCGGTAAGAAACTGCAACCTCGCCTTACCGGATGGGTGGCACACGAGAAGCCTTTTCACTTCGAGATCGGCCCCATCAAGTACGCTGATCCGCCATACAAATTCATGAACGGCACGCCCAATGTGCCGGCGCTCTACGCAGCACGTCCGGGCTTGAAGATCATTGCCGAAGCAGGAATCGGTAACATTCGCTCCAAGTCCAAGCGCCAGGTTGCAAAGCTGATCGAACTCTCCGATGCGCGGGGCTGGAAGGTAAACACTCCCCGCGATCCGGAAAATCGGGGAGGAACCGTTTCGATCGACATGCCCAATTCACAGGAAATCTGCGCCGAGCTCCTGAAGCGTGACGTGCTCGTGGACTGGCGTCCTAAGGCAGGCGTTCGTATGTCGCCGCATTTTTATACTTCAGATCAGGAGATCGAGACTGCGATTGCCACCGCAGAAGAAATCCTGAACGCCATGGCGGTCGCAAAGTAG
- a CDS encoding repressor LexA codes for MALTKRQREIYDFISNFVQNKGYSPSFDEIGSGMGLRSLATVHKHITNLERKGLLKRDYNRSRSIDLLPVRGMRARQKQVESQRLPLLGRIAAGRPVETFENPESIGLDDITRSREVFVLEVRGDSMQDEHIVDGDYVMVERVKNAQNGEIVVALIEGIETTLKRFYREGPKVRLQPANTSMTPIMVAANAVQIQGRVIGVLRKY; via the coding sequence ATGGCACTCACCAAGCGGCAGCGCGAAATTTACGACTTCATTTCCAACTTCGTTCAGAACAAAGGCTACTCGCCATCTTTCGACGAGATCGGTTCCGGAATGGGCCTGCGTTCTCTTGCGACTGTGCATAAGCACATCACGAACTTAGAGCGAAAGGGGCTCCTCAAGCGGGATTACAACCGCAGCCGCTCGATCGATTTGCTGCCGGTAAGAGGAATGCGAGCGCGCCAAAAGCAAGTTGAATCTCAGCGCTTGCCTCTGCTCGGACGCATCGCTGCCGGCCGTCCGGTGGAGACCTTCGAAAATCCAGAGAGCATCGGACTCGATGACATCACGCGGTCGAGAGAAGTTTTCGTGCTCGAAGTTCGCGGCGACTCGATGCAGGATGAACACATTGTCGACGGTGATTACGTGATGGTCGAGCGCGTGAAAAATGCGCAGAACGGTGAGATCGTCGTGGCACTGATCGAAGGCATCGAAACGACTCTCAAGCGTTTTTATCGTGAAGGACCAAAGGTGAGATTGCAGCCGGCTAATACATCTATGACGCCGATTATGGTCGCAGCAAACGCAGTGCAGATTCAAGGTCGAGTGATTGGTGTGCTGAGGAAGTATTAG
- a CDS encoding replicative DNA helicase, with the protein MNLEYFRLQSGLATLATADLNLERGMPASIEAEKSILGAILLDNLAYNEAAETLKADDFYLDSHRRLFARIMDLMETGRPVDIITLTEELSKRKEVESVGGVAYISSLTDGLPRRPSIVQYVRIVRDKALLRSLIHACSGAMARAAEQADPAEEIIDAAESAIFQISENRIGQGFLGIPEIVKESFGSVDALYERGQRITGLETYYEKLDELTSGLQPSDLIIIAARPSMGKTAFAINIAENAAVRGRKVVGVFSLEMSREALVLRMLSSQAHVDSHKLRTGFVSRDDRQKLVSALNSLAEAKIFIDDTPGISLTEMRAKARRLAQQNNGKLDLIVVDYLQLMSGGGGKRYENRTQEVSAVSRGLKALAKELRVPVIALSQLSRAPESRGKGEQRPQLSDLRESGSIEQDADVVAFIFREEYYMRREEVPPEIEGVAEIIIAKQRNGPTGSVKLAFLKNSTRFENMMDGAPPPSEY; encoded by the coding sequence ATGAACCTCGAATATTTCCGCTTACAATCCGGTCTCGCGACCTTGGCTACTGCGGATCTAAATCTCGAACGAGGCATGCCGGCGAGCATCGAGGCTGAGAAGTCCATCCTCGGCGCCATCCTTCTCGACAACCTCGCATACAACGAAGCGGCTGAGACGCTTAAAGCGGACGACTTTTATCTCGATTCGCACAGGCGTCTGTTTGCTCGAATCATGGACTTGATGGAGACCGGCCGACCGGTGGACATCATCACCCTCACAGAAGAGCTCTCTAAGAGAAAAGAAGTCGAATCAGTGGGCGGCGTCGCTTACATTTCATCGCTCACTGACGGGCTGCCCCGTCGTCCGAGCATCGTACAGTACGTCCGCATTGTGCGCGACAAGGCGCTGCTGCGGTCTCTGATTCACGCGTGCAGCGGAGCGATGGCACGTGCCGCTGAACAGGCCGATCCTGCGGAAGAGATTATCGACGCTGCGGAATCGGCAATCTTTCAGATTTCGGAAAATCGAATCGGCCAGGGCTTTCTCGGGATTCCTGAAATCGTCAAGGAATCCTTCGGGAGCGTTGACGCTTTGTATGAACGTGGTCAGCGCATCACTGGCCTGGAAACGTACTACGAAAAGCTTGACGAGCTGACCAGCGGTCTCCAGCCATCGGACCTGATTATCATCGCCGCCCGTCCCTCAATGGGAAAAACCGCATTCGCGATCAATATCGCGGAGAATGCCGCCGTTCGTGGCAGAAAAGTTGTCGGGGTCTTTTCCCTGGAAATGTCACGCGAGGCTCTTGTCCTGCGTATGCTCTCCTCGCAGGCTCACGTGGACTCGCACAAACTTCGCACCGGTTTTGTCAGCCGCGATGATCGGCAGAAACTCGTGAGCGCGCTCAACTCGCTCGCCGAAGCCAAGATCTTCATCGACGATACGCCCGGCATCTCGCTCACGGAGATGCGCGCGAAAGCGCGCCGTCTGGCGCAGCAAAATAACGGCAAGCTTGATCTCATCGTCGTTGACTATCTCCAACTCATGAGCGGCGGCGGCGGAAAGCGATACGAGAACCGTACCCAGGAAGTTTCTGCGGTATCGCGCGGACTGAAGGCGCTCGCGAAGGAATTGCGAGTGCCGGTGATCGCCTTATCTCAGTTAAGCCGTGCTCCGGAGAGTCGCGGGAAAGGCGAACAGCGTCCGCAGCTTTCGGACTTGCGCGAATCAGGATCGATTGAGCAGGATGCCGATGTCGTCGCCTTTATCTTCCGGGAGGAGTACTACATGCGCCGGGAGGAAGTGCCGCCAGAGATCGAAGGCGTCGCCGAAATCATCATTGCCAAGCAGCGCAACGGACCGACAGGCAGCGTGAAGCTGGCGTTTCTCAAGAACTCCACTCGCTTCGAAAACATGATGGACGGCGCTCCGCCACCTTCAGAATACTGA
- a CDS encoding molybdopterin oxidoreductase: MARVVHAACSHDCPDSCGVLITVDDLGRATRLRGDPDHPVTRGFLCAKVTKYLDRVYSPDRVQYPMARIAPKGHGVRSGTDVAQIFRRISWDEAYDQIARKFQQISNEFGPEAILPYSYAGTTAVLSYGSMDRRFFHRLGASQLDRTICATAGGEALVSVLGRKIGTDTELFPRAKYIIAWGANIHGNNVHLWPFIEEARRNGAKFVVIDPYKTRTAQCADWYLPINPGTDSALALGMMHVIITERLYDANYVRKHVNGFDELTERVREYPPERVSQWTGISAEDVVRLAREYATTTPAVIRVNYGVQRSQNGGTNVRTITMLPCIIGAWKHAGGGIQLSCSGAFRLNKEFLERPDLMKTSPLERPARVVNMSELGRALTAMDNPPIKAIFVYNSNPATIAPNHNDVVRGFLRRDLFTVVHDQFFTDSTDYADIVLPATTFFEQKDIQQAYGHYYLQISEKAIEPVGESKSNVQMFGELAQHMGFPEPCFRESVEEMIDGALDSSDAWLKGINRARLEREGHVRLNFGSDDFLPFANGGFSTADGKARILNDDLVKLGLDPVAKFEPPVESRHSEGARKYPLELLSRKADNFLNSTFCNVDSLLSLEPKTNKLEMSHQDADARGITSGDQVRVFNHRGEVRLTALVDGTVQEGVVASRLNWAKLTPDGIGINALTSERLTDLGGGPTFYSCLVEVEKIESQRK; the protein is encoded by the coding sequence ATGGCCCGAGTCGTTCATGCTGCCTGCTCGCACGATTGTCCTGACTCGTGTGGCGTGCTTATCACGGTTGACGATCTCGGCCGCGCAACGCGCCTGCGCGGTGATCCAGATCACCCAGTCACACGCGGATTTCTCTGCGCCAAGGTTACGAAGTATCTCGACCGCGTCTACTCCCCAGATCGTGTTCAGTATCCAATGGCGCGCATCGCGCCAAAAGGACATGGTGTACGGAGCGGCACTGATGTCGCGCAGATTTTCAGACGAATTTCCTGGGATGAGGCCTATGACCAGATAGCGCGGAAATTCCAGCAGATCAGCAATGAGTTCGGACCGGAAGCGATTCTTCCTTATTCTTACGCCGGCACGACGGCGGTGCTCAGCTACGGGTCGATGGACCGTCGTTTCTTTCACCGACTTGGGGCCTCGCAGCTCGACCGCACAATCTGCGCGACTGCGGGCGGCGAAGCATTGGTTTCGGTTCTCGGACGCAAAATCGGTACGGATACGGAACTGTTCCCTCGTGCAAAGTACATCATCGCCTGGGGCGCGAACATTCACGGCAACAATGTGCATCTGTGGCCGTTTATCGAAGAAGCGCGTCGCAATGGCGCCAAGTTCGTCGTAATCGATCCTTACAAGACGCGTACCGCGCAGTGCGCGGATTGGTATCTGCCGATCAATCCGGGGACTGATTCCGCGCTCGCGTTGGGCATGATGCACGTGATCATTACAGAGCGCCTCTATGACGCCAACTATGTACGTAAGCATGTCAACGGCTTCGATGAGCTTACGGAGCGCGTGCGTGAATATCCTCCGGAGCGCGTTTCTCAGTGGACTGGCATTTCTGCAGAAGACGTGGTGAGACTGGCGCGGGAATACGCAACTACTACTCCCGCAGTCATACGCGTCAACTATGGTGTGCAGCGCAGCCAGAACGGCGGCACTAATGTTCGTACCATCACGATGCTGCCCTGCATTATCGGAGCTTGGAAGCACGCCGGCGGCGGCATCCAGCTTTCCTGCAGCGGCGCGTTCAGGCTGAACAAAGAGTTCCTCGAACGTCCGGACTTGATGAAGACCAGTCCGCTCGAACGACCAGCTCGTGTGGTGAATATGTCCGAATTGGGACGCGCACTAACAGCGATGGACAACCCACCCATCAAGGCAATCTTCGTTTACAACTCTAATCCCGCAACGATCGCCCCCAATCACAACGATGTCGTACGCGGCTTCCTGCGTCGCGATCTGTTCACGGTCGTGCACGACCAGTTTTTCACCGACTCGACTGACTATGCGGACATCGTTCTCCCAGCCACGACCTTCTTCGAACAGAAGGACATTCAGCAGGCTTACGGCCACTATTACCTGCAGATTTCGGAAAAAGCCATCGAACCTGTCGGCGAATCGAAGTCTAACGTCCAGATGTTTGGCGAGTTGGCCCAGCACATGGGCTTCCCAGAGCCGTGCTTCCGCGAATCAGTCGAGGAGATGATTGATGGCGCTTTGGATTCCTCCGATGCTTGGTTGAAAGGGATCAACCGCGCTCGACTGGAGCGCGAAGGTCATGTGCGCCTTAACTTTGGAAGCGATGACTTCCTGCCGTTTGCCAATGGCGGATTCTCCACTGCGGACGGCAAAGCCAGAATCCTGAACGACGATTTAGTGAAGCTGGGCTTGGATCCGGTGGCCAAATTTGAGCCTCCGGTAGAATCTCGCCATTCCGAAGGCGCTCGCAAGTATCCATTGGAACTTCTCTCCCGCAAAGCTGACAATTTTCTGAACTCAACATTCTGCAATGTCGACTCGCTCCTCTCGCTGGAACCCAAAACTAACAAACTGGAGATGAGCCATCAGGATGCCGATGCCCGAGGAATCACCAGTGGCGACCAAGTCAGGGTCTTCAACCATCGTGGCGAGGTACGTCTCACTGCCTTGGTGGATGGCACGGTACAGGAAGGCGTGGTCGCCAGCCGACTCAACTGGGCGAAGCTTACTCCCGATGGAATTGGGATTAATGCCCTGACTTCTGAACGGCTTACCGATTTGGGAGGCGGCCCTACCTTTTACTCGTGTCTGGTGGAAGTCGAGAAAATTGAGTCTCAGCGTAAGTAG